A single genomic interval of Phycisphaerae bacterium harbors:
- a CDS encoding DUF4159 domain-containing protein — translation MTRRSVFSLGKGLLPQGFLIAAVCLAALAGFAQYLSAASGGATASRPASQPADGQQPRVVPDPKQVGGEAESIVQVANLVYAGTKSSKCFSDHFLVQAEKSSAISTSRRFHAVKLASGELFSFPLVIMTGEGDFVLPDAERENLRKFVNRGGFLLASAGCSSREWDRSFRNEMAKVFPDTPLQIIDMEHPVFHMVADIKSLNAKHGKPRPLEGIHVGGRLAILYSQDGLNDTEHTQGCCCCGGNEITNAVDVNVNVLAYALTH, via the coding sequence ATGACTCGCAGATCGGTGTTCTCGCTGGGCAAGGGGTTGTTGCCGCAGGGGTTCCTGATAGCAGCAGTCTGTCTGGCAGCTCTGGCAGGATTCGCCCAATATCTCTCTGCCGCGTCTGGCGGGGCGACTGCGTCGCGGCCGGCGTCGCAGCCGGCGGACGGGCAGCAACCGCGAGTGGTTCCCGATCCCAAGCAGGTCGGCGGCGAAGCCGAGAGCATCGTGCAGGTCGCCAACCTGGTGTACGCCGGAACCAAGAGCAGCAAGTGCTTTTCCGATCACTTTCTCGTTCAGGCGGAAAAGTCGTCGGCGATCTCGACCAGCCGGCGGTTTCATGCGGTCAAACTTGCGTCGGGCGAGTTGTTCAGCTTTCCGCTGGTCATCATGACCGGCGAGGGCGATTTTGTCCTCCCGGACGCTGAGCGCGAGAATCTCCGCAAGTTCGTCAACCGCGGCGGCTTCCTCCTGGCTTCGGCGGGCTGCTCGTCGAGAGAGTGGGATCGGTCATTCCGAAACGAGATGGCGAAAGTGTTCCCGGACACGCCGCTGCAGATCATCGATATGGAACACCCCGTTTTTCATATGGTCGCGGACATCAAGAGCCTCAACGCGAAGCACGGCAAGCCGCGGCCCCTGGAAGGAATTCACGTCGGCGGAAGGCTGGCGATTCTGTACTCGCAGGACGGCCTGAACGACACCGAACACACACAGGGCTGCTGTTGCTGCGGGGGAAACGAGATCACCAACGCCGTCGACGTCAACGTGAACGTTCTGGCATATGCGTTAACCCACTGA